The Acidobacteriota bacterium genome segment ATGGTCAAGGACGCCGAGTCCAACGCCGCCGAGGACCGGAAGCGGCGGGAGACGATCGACGCCCGCAACCACGCCGATCAGCTCGTCTACAGCCTGGAGAAGCTGCTGCGGGAGAACAAGGACAAGGTCCCGGCCGAGGAGGCCGACCGTGTCCAGAAGGAGATCGAGAACACCAAGAAGGCCATCGAGTCGGACGACCTCGACAGGATCCGCAAGGCCTCCGAAGACCTGGCCAACGCCTCGCACAAGCTGACCGAGATGATGTACCGGCAGGCCGGGCCGCAGCCCGGCGCCGAAGCCGGGGGCGCCGGCTATCAGGCCGGCTCCCAGCAGCAGTCCTCCGGAGGCGGCAACGGCCGCAGCGAGGAGGGGGAGGTCATCGACGCCGAAGTGGTTGATGACGATTCGAAAAAGAAGTAAATAATATCGCCGGGCCGGGTCCAGGGAGCGGAGATGGCGAAGGATTATTACCAGGTCTTGGGCGTCGACAAGGGCGCCGCCTTGCCCGAGATCAAGAAGGCCTACCGCCGGCTGGCGCGCAAGTACCATCCCGACCTCAATCCCGGGGACAAGACGGCCGAAGCCCGCTTCAAGGAGATCCAGGAAGCCTACTCGGTCCTGAGCGATCCCAAGAAGCGGGCCCAGTACGACCAGTTCGGCGATCTCGGCGGCATCCCGCCGGGCGCCGGGCCGGGCGCCGGTCCCGCCGGCGGCGGCTTCGAAGGCTTCGATTTTTCCGATTACGGCTCGTCGACCTTCCGGGACTTCTTCGAGAACCTGTTCGGCGGCGGCGGCGTTCGGGGGGCGGGGCCGTCCGCGGGCGCTGCCGAGCGGGGCGAGGACCTTCAGTACTCCATGTCCGTCGGGTTCGAGGACGCCATCCGCGGCGTCGAAGCCCGCATCAGGGTTAACCGCCTGGCGGCCTGCAAAGCGTGCGGCGGCACCGGCCGGGCCTCCGGCTCGCGGCCGCGGGCCTGTCCGGCCTGCGGCGGCAGCGGGCGGGGCACCACGCAGCGGGGCTTCATGAAGTTCTCGGGCGTCTGCCAGGCCTGCGGCGGCACGGGCCAAGCCGCGGGCGAGCCCTGTCCGGCCTGCGGCGGACAAGGCCTGGCCCAGATATCGGACCTCATCACCGTCCGCATCCCCGCGGGCGTCGACAACGGCTCCAAGGTCCGCGTCCCGGGGCGCGGCAACGCCGGCCGGAACGGCGGGCCGCCGGGCGACCTCTACATCGTCATCGAGGTCGCGCCGCACGCCATTTTCAAGAGGGAAGGGGCGAATATCTCGGTCCGGGTGCCGGTCACGGTGCCCGAGGCCACGCTGGGGGCCAAGATCGAGGTGCCGACCCTCTGGGGCCGGACGACCATCCGCATCCCGCCCGGGACGAAGTCGGGCCAGAAGTTCCGCATCAGGGAACAGGGCGCACCGGTCGCCGGCCGGCACGGCCGCGGCGACGAGTTCGCCGAGGTCTACATCGTCCCGCCGCCGTTCGAGAACCAGCGGGTCCGGGAGATCATGAAGGAGCTGGAAACGCTCTCGGGGCCGAACCCGAGGCAGTCCCAGGGATGAGCCCAGATGAAGAAGAACAGGGAAGAGAAGAAAGAGAGGCTTAAGCGGCCGGCCTCGGCCAAGGGGGCCGGCGGCCCGGTTTACCATATCTCGGCCGTCGCCGAGATGTACGGGCTCCACCCGCAAACTCTCCGGATGTACGAGCGGGAGGGCCTGCTCATGCCCTCCCGGAGCGAGGGCAACACCCGCCTGTATTCGGCCGAGGACCTCAAGCGGCTGGAGATCATCCTGAATCTCATCCGCGACCTCGGGGTCAACCTGGCCGGGGTCGAGGTCATCCTGAACATGAGGGACAAGATCGAGCGCATCGAGTCCGAGGTCGGCGAATTCCTCGGCTACATACAGCGGGAGTTCTTCCAGGGCAAGGAGGAGGAGTTCGAGGCCCGGAAGCGGGCCCTGATGAGCGTCCGGCCCAGCGGGGTGGTCAAGGTCAAGAACCGGGATGAGTGAAGC includes the following:
- the dnaJ gene encoding molecular chaperone DnaJ; the protein is MAKDYYQVLGVDKGAALPEIKKAYRRLARKYHPDLNPGDKTAEARFKEIQEAYSVLSDPKKRAQYDQFGDLGGIPPGAGPGAGPAGGGFEGFDFSDYGSSTFRDFFENLFGGGGVRGAGPSAGAAERGEDLQYSMSVGFEDAIRGVEARIRVNRLAACKACGGTGRASGSRPRACPACGGSGRGTTQRGFMKFSGVCQACGGTGQAAGEPCPACGGQGLAQISDLITVRIPAGVDNGSKVRVPGRGNAGRNGGPPGDLYIVIEVAPHAIFKREGANISVRVPVTVPEATLGAKIEVPTLWGRTTIRIPPGTKSGQKFRIREQGAPVAGRHGRGDEFAEVYIVPPPFENQRVREIMKELETLSGPNPRQSQG
- a CDS encoding helix-turn-helix transcriptional regulator; this translates as MKKNREEKKERLKRPASAKGAGGPVYHISAVAEMYGLHPQTLRMYEREGLLMPSRSEGNTRLYSAEDLKRLEIILNLIRDLGVNLAGVEVILNMRDKIERIESEVGEFLGYIQREFFQGKEEEFEARKRALMSVRPSGVVKVKNRDE